Proteins found in one Aquibium microcysteis genomic segment:
- the leuC gene encoding 3-isopropylmalate dehydratase large subunit, giving the protein MTAPRTLYDKIFDDHVVDRQEDGTCLLYIDRHLVHEVTSPQAFEGLRMAARKVRHPEKTLAVVDHNVPTSPDRKQGIKNEESRIQVEALAQNAADFGIEYYDAADLRQGIVHIIGPEQGFTLPGMTIVCGDSHTSTHGAFGALAHGIGTSEVEHVLATQTLIQKKAKNMLVRVDGQLPEGVTAKDIILAIIGEIGTAGGTGYVIEYAGEAIRALSMEGRMTICNMSIEGGARAGLIAPDETTYAYIKGRPKAPTGEAWDRAMAYWQTLKSDEGAHFDKVIVLDAAKLPPIVTWGSSPEDVVSVTGVVPNPDEIADENKRNSKRRALEYMGLTPGTKMTDVEIDRVFIGSCTNGRIEDLRAAAKVAEGRKVHPRVDAMIVPGSGLVKAQAEAEGLDRIFREAGFDWREPGCSMCLAMNDDRLKPGERCASTSNRNFEGRQGFKGRTHLVSPAMAAAAAIEGRFVDIREWK; this is encoded by the coding sequence ATGACCGCACCCCGCACACTTTACGACAAGATCTTCGACGATCACGTCGTCGACCGCCAGGAAGACGGTACCTGCCTGCTCTACATCGACCGTCACCTCGTCCACGAAGTGACCAGCCCGCAGGCCTTCGAGGGCCTGCGCATGGCCGCCCGCAAGGTCCGCCATCCCGAGAAGACGCTCGCCGTCGTCGATCACAACGTGCCGACCTCGCCCGACCGCAAGCAGGGCATCAAGAACGAGGAAAGCCGCATCCAGGTCGAGGCGCTGGCGCAGAACGCCGCCGATTTCGGCATCGAATATTATGATGCCGCCGACCTGCGCCAGGGCATCGTCCACATCATCGGCCCCGAGCAGGGCTTCACCCTGCCCGGCATGACGATCGTCTGCGGCGACAGCCACACCTCCACGCACGGCGCCTTCGGCGCGCTGGCGCACGGCATCGGCACGTCGGAGGTGGAGCACGTGCTGGCCACTCAGACGCTGATCCAGAAGAAGGCCAAGAACATGCTGGTGCGCGTCGACGGGCAGCTGCCCGAAGGCGTCACCGCCAAGGACATCATCCTGGCCATCATCGGCGAGATCGGCACCGCCGGCGGCACCGGCTACGTCATCGAATATGCCGGCGAGGCGATCCGCGCGCTGTCGATGGAAGGCCGCATGACCATCTGCAACATGTCGATCGAGGGCGGCGCCCGCGCCGGCCTGATCGCGCCGGACGAGACCACCTATGCCTACATCAAGGGCCGCCCGAAGGCCCCGACCGGCGAGGCCTGGGACAGGGCGATGGCCTACTGGCAGACGCTGAAGTCCGACGAGGGCGCGCATTTCGACAAGGTGATCGTGCTCGACGCCGCCAAGCTGCCGCCCATCGTCACCTGGGGTTCCTCGCCCGAGGACGTGGTCTCCGTCACCGGCGTCGTGCCGAACCCGGACGAGATCGCCGACGAGAACAAGCGCAACTCCAAGCGCCGCGCGCTCGAATACATGGGCCTGACGCCCGGCACGAAGATGACCGACGTCGAGATCGACCGCGTCTTCATCGGCTCCTGCACCAACGGCCGCATCGAGGACCTGCGTGCCGCCGCCAAGGTCGCCGAGGGCCGCAAGGTGCATCCCCGCGTCGACGCCATGATCGTTCCGGGCTCCGGCCTCGTGAAGGCGCAGGCCGAGGCGGAAGGCCTCGACCGCATCTTCAGGGAGGCCGGCTTCGACTGGCGCGAGCCGGGCTGCTCGATGTGCCTGGCCATGAACGACGACCGCCTGAAGCCCGGCGAACGCTGCGCCTCCACCTCGAACCGCAATTTCGAGGGTCGCCAGGGCTTCAAGGGCCGCACCCATCTCGTGTCGCCGGCCATGGCCGCGGCAGCGGCGATCGAAGGCCGCTTCGTCGACATTCGCGAGTGGAAGTAG
- a CDS encoding DUF2975 domain-containing protein yields MSYDFEKARRLSRIMSVVTAFGGIAVAGTGLAFAAIAAFDPEWFGRIVSRQIAQDLPVTPSASAVVLALTGVQLAILLAALYCLWRMFDVFAADEPLSPRAALWMRRAGGIFLFSVASGLLIRTGVIAALTMANPSGQRMIAISVGSPDLLAVLMAGVLLMVGHILTTAAEIQDDNRTFV; encoded by the coding sequence ATGTCCTACGATTTCGAGAAGGCGCGCCGGCTGAGCAGGATCATGAGCGTCGTCACCGCATTCGGCGGCATCGCCGTTGCGGGGACGGGTCTCGCTTTTGCCGCCATCGCCGCTTTCGACCCCGAATGGTTCGGCCGGATCGTGTCCCGCCAGATCGCGCAGGACCTGCCCGTCACGCCGTCAGCCTCGGCGGTGGTTCTCGCGCTGACCGGCGTGCAGCTCGCCATCCTGCTCGCCGCGCTCTATTGCCTGTGGCGGATGTTCGACGTCTTCGCCGCCGACGAGCCCCTGTCGCCGCGCGCGGCGCTCTGGATGCGCCGGGCCGGAGGAATCTTCCTGTTCAGCGTGGCATCCGGGCTCCTGATCCGCACCGGGGTGATCGCCGCCTTGACCATGGCGAACCCGTCAGGCCAGCGCATGATCGCGATCTCCGTCGGCTCGCCGGATCTGCTCGCGGTGCTGATGGCCGGCGTCCTGCTGATGGTCGGGCACATCCTGACGACCGCGGCGGAAATCCAGGACGACAACCGGACCTTCGTGTGA
- a CDS encoding helix-turn-helix domain-containing protein, whose protein sequence is MPIVVNLDVMLAKRKMRSRELAERIGITEQNVSLLKSGKVRGVRFETLERICEALDCQPGDILEYRTDA, encoded by the coding sequence ATGCCGATCGTCGTCAATCTCGACGTCATGCTGGCGAAGCGGAAGATGCGGTCGAGGGAACTGGCCGAACGCATCGGCATCACCGAGCAGAACGTATCGCTCCTCAAGTCGGGCAAGGTGCGGGGTGTCCGCTTCGAGACCCTCGAACGGATCTGCGAAGCGCTGGATTGCCAGCCGGGAGACATCCTGGAGTACCGCACGGACGCCTGA
- a CDS encoding MgtC/SapB family protein yields MEQLLEDIGHHTHIPFPVIAGRLALATLLGAIVGLEREWRQRPAGLRTHILVCLAAALVAILTIEIAHVSYFDADRMRLDPLRAIEAVTSGIAFLAAGLIVFARGEVQGLTTGAGMWLAGAIGLCCGLGFWGIAVFTTVLAVLVLSLLRTVERRLSLKAERERDARAHAAQSGAADGPAGP; encoded by the coding sequence GTGGAACAGCTGCTGGAGGACATCGGCCATCACACCCATATCCCGTTTCCGGTGATCGCCGGGCGGCTGGCGCTGGCGACCCTGCTCGGCGCCATCGTCGGTCTTGAACGGGAATGGCGCCAGCGTCCGGCCGGCCTGCGCACCCACATCCTCGTCTGCCTCGCGGCAGCCCTGGTCGCGATCCTCACGATCGAGATCGCCCATGTCTCCTATTTCGATGCGGACCGGATGCGCCTCGATCCGCTCCGTGCCATCGAGGCGGTCACATCGGGCATCGCCTTTCTCGCGGCGGGGCTGATCGTCTTCGCACGCGGCGAGGTGCAGGGCCTGACGACCGGCGCCGGCATGTGGCTGGCGGGCGCGATCGGGCTGTGCTGCGGGCTCGGCTTCTGGGGCATCGCCGTCTTCACCACGGTTCTGGCCGTCCTCGTGCTGTCGCTGCTGCGCACCGTCGAACGCCGGCTGTCGCTGAAGGCGGAGCGGGAGCGCGACGCGCGGGCGCACGCGGCGCAGTCCGGCGCGGCGGATGGTCCGGCCGGCCCCTGA